Proteins encoded by one window of Nocardioides euryhalodurans:
- a CDS encoding FUSC family protein, with product MGGHWGDRLRDPVFWSDVVQLFKTVVAAVIAWVLAATTFDLPQPFLAPWAAILVVHATVYRTFSRGLRQVAAAVLAVLLAALVGNLLGLDTVAVAVLIVLALGLGSLPWFGTETTTIATTALVVLTTGFSDDTRLLSRLLDTGIGIAVGLAVNVVVWPPLRRRTAIVAMNRIDDGIGELLVDIGTALDQGGGVVDVAGWIERTRDLDEELDQAWALVRQARESARMNPRRAAHEFRDPTYWTDLLRRMEQAVAETRSMVRTLGGPLNPSDSWEPAFAGPWTSLLVAAGQAVADADPGEIGAVRTRLEHLVDELSAGGRSGQWPVHGALLINLRNIIDAMDEVAAANPLGQPPVPLSRLRRRPAGGPGPAA from the coding sequence ATGGGAGGACACTGGGGAGACCGCCTGCGGGACCCGGTGTTCTGGAGCGACGTGGTCCAGCTGTTCAAGACCGTCGTCGCGGCCGTCATCGCGTGGGTGCTGGCAGCCACCACCTTCGACCTGCCGCAGCCGTTCCTCGCGCCGTGGGCCGCGATCCTGGTCGTCCACGCCACCGTCTACCGGACCTTCTCGCGCGGGCTCCGGCAGGTTGCCGCCGCCGTGCTGGCGGTGCTGCTCGCCGCACTGGTCGGCAACCTGCTCGGGCTGGACACCGTGGCCGTCGCGGTCCTGATCGTGCTGGCCCTCGGACTGGGGTCGCTGCCGTGGTTCGGGACCGAGACGACGACGATCGCCACCACGGCCCTCGTGGTGCTCACGACCGGCTTCTCCGACGACACCCGGCTGCTCTCACGACTGCTCGACACGGGGATCGGCATCGCGGTCGGGCTGGCGGTCAACGTCGTGGTGTGGCCACCGCTGCGACGGCGTACGGCGATCGTCGCGATGAACCGCATCGACGACGGCATCGGCGAGCTCCTGGTCGACATCGGCACCGCCCTGGACCAGGGCGGCGGGGTGGTGGACGTGGCCGGCTGGATCGAGCGCACCCGCGACCTCGACGAGGAGCTCGACCAGGCCTGGGCCCTGGTCCGGCAGGCACGCGAGAGCGCCCGGATGAACCCCCGCCGCGCGGCGCACGAGTTCCGCGACCCGACGTACTGGACCGACCTGCTGCGCCGGATGGAGCAGGCGGTCGCGGAGACCCGCAGCATGGTCCGGACGCTCGGCGGCCCGCTGAACCCCAGCGACTCGTGGGAGCCCGCCTTCGCCGGGCCCTGGACCTCGTTGCTGGTCGCCGCCGGACAGGCGGTCGCCGACGCCGACCCCGGGGAGATCGGTGCGGTGCGGACGCGCCTGGAGCACCTCGTCGACGAGCTCTCGGCAGGTGGTCGCTCCGGGCAGTGGCCCGTCCACGGCGCCCTGCTGATCAACCTGCGCAAC
- a CDS encoding patatin-like phospholipase family protein, with the protein MTRTRGRTALVLGGGGITGIAWELGILAGLARAGIDLAGADMVVGTSAGSVVGSQLASGIPIEEMYAEQLTPADAEVGGRMSRIATLKLVPPYVLPGSGRDKLRRVGKVAMRSHPPGSADREAVFRDRIAVSEWPQDRDLRITAVEAETGRFTVFDRDSGVDLVSAVAASCAVPTVWPPVAIDGHHYVDGGMRSTANVDLVAGAERVVVLAPLPRSFSKRTSIRAQLERVAPREWSVITPDPQALADFGRNLLDPTRRPPAARSGLRQSEALVDEVAHVWTS; encoded by the coding sequence ATGACGCGAACCAGGGGCCGGACCGCCCTCGTCCTCGGTGGTGGAGGCATCACCGGCATCGCCTGGGAGCTCGGCATCCTCGCCGGGCTGGCGCGTGCCGGGATCGACCTGGCGGGCGCCGACATGGTCGTCGGGACCTCCGCCGGCTCGGTGGTCGGCTCGCAGCTGGCGTCCGGCATCCCGATCGAGGAGATGTACGCCGAGCAGCTCACCCCGGCCGATGCCGAGGTCGGCGGCCGGATGTCGCGGATCGCCACGCTGAAGCTGGTGCCGCCGTACGTCCTGCCGGGAAGCGGGCGTGACAAGCTGCGGCGGGTCGGCAAGGTCGCGATGCGCTCCCACCCGCCCGGCTCGGCCGACCGCGAGGCGGTCTTCCGTGACCGGATCGCGGTCTCGGAGTGGCCGCAGGACCGCGACCTCCGGATCACCGCCGTCGAGGCCGAGACCGGCCGGTTCACCGTCTTCGACCGCGACTCCGGGGTCGACCTCGTGAGCGCCGTCGCCGCGAGCTGCGCCGTCCCGACCGTGTGGCCGCCGGTCGCCATCGACGGCCACCACTACGTCGACGGCGGGATGCGCTCCACCGCCAACGTCGACCTCGTGGCCGGTGCGGAGCGGGTCGTGGTGCTGGCGCCGCTGCCACGGTCGTTCAGCAAGCGCACCTCCATCCGCGCCCAGCTCGAGAGGGTGGCGCCGCGGGAGTGGTCGGTGATCACGCCCGACCCGCAGGCGCTCGCCGACTTCGGCAGGAACCTGCTCGACCCCACCCGACGGCCGCCGGCCGCACGGTCGGGCCTGCGGCAGAGCGAGGCGCTCGTCGACGAGGTCGCCCACGTCTGGACGTCCTGA